The following proteins come from a genomic window of Larimichthys crocea isolate SSNF chromosome III, L_crocea_2.0, whole genome shotgun sequence:
- the mtmr3 gene encoding phosphatidylinositol-3,5-bisphosphate 3-phosphatase MTMR3 isoform X2, giving the protein MEEEGQQSLENIQADQIFPKKSPVLEEENMQLPFPELHGEFTEYVGRAEDAIIATSNYRLHIKFKESVVNVPLQLIECAECRDMFQLHVTCKDCKVIRCQFSTFEQCQEWLKRLNVAVRPPSRLEDLFSFAFHAWCMNVYAGEKEQHGELCRPGEHVTSWFKNEVERMGFDTQNAWRISDINSKFRLCPSYPQQLLVPAWITDKELENVAAFRSWKRFPAVVYRHQTTGAVIARCGQPEVSWWGWRNADDEHLVQSIAKACAVDGTSRKHLSNGSYTNGSDLPDTDFESSITNSSEVETLAIQPQKLLILDARSYAAAVANRAKGGGCECPEYYPNCEVVFMGMANIHSIRKSFQSLRFLCTQMPDPANWLSALESTKWLQHLSLLLKAALLVVNAVDRDHRPVLVHCSDGWDRTPQIVALSKLLLDPYYRTIEGFQVLVETEWLDFGHKFADRCGHGENSEDLNERCPVFLQWLDCVHQLQRQFPCSFEFNEAFLVKLVQHTYSCLFGTFLCNSGKEREDRHVQERTCSVWSLLRPANRTLRNMLYSSHSETVLHPVCHVRNLMLWTAVYLPSSSPTTPSDESCAPYPVPGDNPEDTPLARRTKTRSFDNLPSACELGSSLAPNRRSSDPSLNEKWQDHRRSLELNIGVDPEGGGNQEQDMRSNGVGPYPYGGDSELDDSPQPRGSDTELGQGDSVSPAETREEAEEAELSVVAGLAEGQMENILQEASKEEAGADVQREESAVVTHVIDTVDTEVEKDAKVEEDVECAKVNGTEIQSEAFANGYHPECGVIEAKEDGESPLLPAQKAEELDQQAAEVSPAPEDLVRQDVENSSVQEERAGGNNESSSGEPEQAAAHRTITNGFVDTSPEEPGVNEEAYPDAESVSVPGDQLDKRASLMESSTETLTEEACGRLELPAQTPVCPYRQPCSDGRSGAPCSRKEKGPEIGEPGFIRTLNGGSKRPSVSAFQSVSADLSRDLLCNGDSSDGEPCRGPHWAKGNGERAPLSRQVSLASCNSLILHPQGSCSQHRWCHALLNRVTISPEQPSRSHLDDDGLTLHTDAIQQRLRQIEAGHQMEVETLKKQVQELWSRLENQQHTGSHRINGDMGDEVTSMTDSEYLDPNCLSRCSTELFSEASWEQVDKQDTEVTRWYPDHLAAQCYGCESRFWLATRKHHCRNCGNVFCASCCDQKIPVPSQQLFEPSRVCKTCYSSLQLSPAPLDLELEKPITASSN; this is encoded by the exons ATG gaggaggaggggcagcAGAGCTTGGAGAATATCCAGGCCGATCAGATCTTCCCCAAGAAGTCCCCCGTCCTTGAGGAGGAAAACATGCAG TTGCCCTTTCCTGAGCTGCACGGGGAGTTCACAGAGTATGTGGGGAGAGCAGAGGATGCCATCATCGCAACGTCCAACTACCGCCTACACATCAAGTTCAAAGAGTCCGTTGTTAAC gTTCCCCTTCAGCTCATAGAGTGCGCTGAGTGTCGAGACATGTTCCAGCTTCACGTCACCTGTAAGGACTGCAAAGTCATCAG GTGTCAGTTCTCCACCTTCGAGCAATGTCAGGAATGGTTGAAACGTCTGAACGTGGCAGTGCGCCCCCCCTCTCGCCTGGAGGACCTCTTCTCCTTCGCCTTTCACGCCTGGTGCATGAATGTGTACGCCGGCGAGAAGGAGCAGCACGGCGAGCTGTGCAGACCAG GCGAACATGTGACCTCCTGGTTCAAGAATGAGGTGGAGAGGATGGGCTTTGACACTCAGAATGCCTGGAGGATATCTGACATCAACAGCAAGTTCAG GCTTTGCCCCAGCTATCCTCAGCAGCTCCTGGTGCCAGCCTGGATCACTGACAAGGAGCTGGAAAATGTGGCAGCCTTCCGCTCCTGGAAGAGGTTTCCTGCTGTGGTTTATAG GCACCAGACCACAGGGGCTGTGATCGCCCGCTGCGGTCAGCCAGAAGTCAGCTGGTGGGGCTGGAGGAATGCCGACGACGAGCACCTGGTCCAGTCCATCGCCAAGGCCTGTGCCGTGGACGGCACCTCCCGCAAACACCTTTCCAATGGCAGCTACACTAACGGCTCTGACCTGCCTGACACTGACTTTG aaTCCTCCATAACCAACAGCTCTGAGGTGGAGACATTGGCCATCCAGCCCCAAAAGTTACTAATCCTGGATGCCAGGTCCTACGCTGCTGCTGTAGCTAACCGGGCCAAGGGGGGTGGCTGTGAATGCCCAG AGTACTATCCCAACTGTGAGGTGGTGTTTATGGGCATGGCCAACATCCACTCCATTCGCAAGAGTTTCCAGTCTCTGCGTTTCCTCTGCACTCAGATGCCTGATCCAGCCAA ctggcTTTCTGCACTGGAGAGCACCAAGTGGCTGCAGCATCTATCCCTGCTGCTGAAGGCAGCGCTGCTGGTGGTCAACGCCGTGGACCGAGACCACAGGCCCGTTCTGGTGCACTGCTCTGATGGCTGGGACCGCACACCTCAGATCGTTGCTTTGTCCAAGCTGCTATTGGACCCTTACTACCGCACTATTGAG GGCTTCCAGGTTTTGGTGGAGACAGAGTGGCTGGATTTTGGCCATAAGTTTGCTGACCGCTGTGGCCATGGAGAAAATTCTGAAGACCTGAACGAGCGCTGCCCGGTCTTCCTGCAGTGGCTGGACTGTGTTCACCAACTGCAGAGGCAGTTCCCATGCTCCTTTGAGTTTAATGAGGCCTTCTTG GTGAAACTTGTGCAGCACACCTACTCCTGTCTGTTCGGCACCTTCCTGTGTAACAGCGGTAAGGAGAGGGAGGACCGCCACGTTCAGGAGAGGACCTGCTCAGTGTGGTCACTGCTGAGACCGGCCAACCGCACGCTGAGGAACATGCTGTACTCCTCACACTCCGAAACT GTTCTCCACCCAGTGTGTCACGTACGCAACCTCATGCTGTGGACGGCGGTCTACCTGCCCAGCTCCTCTCCCACCACCCCCTCCGATGAGTCCTGCGCCCCTTACCCCGTGCCTGGTGACAACCCCGAGGACACGCCCCTGGCCAG gCGTACGAAGACTCGCTCTTTCGACAACTTGCCCAGTGCATGTGAGCTGGGAAGCTCACTGGCACCTAACCGTCGCTCCAGTGACCCAAGTCTCAATGAGAAATGGCAGGACCACCGGCGCTCTCTGGAGCTCAACATAGGCGTGGATCCTGAGGGAGGGGGGAACCAGGAGCAGGATATGCGGTCTAACGGAGTGGGACCTTACCCATACGGAGGGGACTCTGAGCTGGACGACAGCCCACAGCCCCGGGGCTCAGACACTGAGCTCGGGCAGGGGGATTCTGTGAGCCCAGcagaaacaagagaggaagcagaggaggcagagctTTCCGTTGTGGCGGGCTTGGCCGAGGGCCAGATGGAGAACATCCTTCAGGAAGCCAGTAAGGAGGAGGCGGGGGCAGATgttcagagagaggaaagtgcTGTCGTCACACATGTCATTGACACTGTTGACACAGAGGTGGAGAAAGATGCAAAAGTTGAGGAAGATGTTGAGTGTGCTAAGGTCAACGGGACTGAGATCCAGAGCGAAGCATTTGCTAATGGTTACCATCCAGAATGTGGTGTGATTGAGGCCAAGGAGGATGGTGAGTCTCCCCTTCTGCCTGCACAGAAGGCAGAGGAGCTTGATCAGCAGGCAGCTGAGGTGTCTCCTGCACCAGAGGATCTGGTAAGGCAAGATGTAGAGAACTCTTCTGTACAAGAGGAACGTGCAGGTGGGAACAATGAGTCCAGCTCGGGTGAGCCAGAGCAGGCTGCAGCCCATAGAACTATAACTAACGGCTTTGTGGACACGTCACCTGAAGAACCAGGTGTTAATGAGGAGGCCTATCCTGACGCTGAGTCTGTCTCGGTGCCGGGTGATCAGTTGGATAAGAGGGCCTCCCTGATGGAAAGCTCCACAGAGACTTTAACTGAAGAGGCCTGCGGCAGGTTGGAGCTACCAGCTCAGACGCCTGTTTGCCCATATCGTCAGCCCTGCAGTGATGGCAGGAGCGGGGCGCCCTGCTCCAGGAAAGAGAAAGGACCTGAGATAGGCGAGCCTGGCTTCATCAGAACTTTAAACGGGGGCAGCAAGCGACCCTCTGTCAGTGCCTTTCAGTCTGTGAGTGCTGACCTCAGCAGGGACTTACTTTGTAATGGCGACAGCTCTGATGGGGAGCCCTGCAGAGGACCTCACTGGGCTAAAGGGAATGGGGAGAGGGCCCCTCTGAGTCGACAGGTGTCCCTTGCGAGCTGCAACTCCCTGATCCTCCATCCGCAGGGCAGCTGCTCCCAGCACCGCTGGTGCCACGCCCTGCTAAACCGGGTCACCATTAGCCCGGAGCAACCATCCCGCAGCCATCTGGACGACGACGGGCTGACGCTGCACACAGACGCCATACAGCAGAGGCTGAGGCAGATCGAGGCGGGACACCAGATGGAGGTGGAGACTCTGAAGAAGCAGGTGCAGGAGCTGTGGAGCCGCCTGGAGAATCAGCAGCACACCGGCTCCCACAGGATCAACGGAGACATGGGAGATGAAGTG ACCTCAATGACAGACTCCGAGTACCTGGACCCCAACTGTTTGTCACGCTGCAGCACCGAGCTCTTCTCTGAGGCCAGCTGGGAGCAGGTGGACAAGCAAGACACTGAG GTGACTCGCTGGTACCCAGACCATTTGGCAGCCCAGTGTTATGGCTGTGAGAGCAGGTTCTGGCTTGCCACCAGGAAGCATCACTGCAG GAACTGCGGTAACGTGTTCTGTGCCAGCTGCTGCGACCAGAAGATCCCAGTGCCAAGCCAGCAGCTGTTCGAGCCCAGCCGCGTCTGTAAGACCTGCTACAGCAGCCTCCAGCTCAGCCCAGCTCCCCTGGACCTGGAGCTGGAGAAACCCATCACAGCGAGCTCCAACTGA
- the mtmr3 gene encoding phosphatidylinositol-3,5-bisphosphate 3-phosphatase MTMR3 isoform X3 encodes MQLPFPELHGEFTEYVGRAEDAIIATSNYRLHIKFKESVVNVPLQLIECAECRDMFQLHVTCKDCKVIRCQFSTFEQCQEWLKRLNVAVRPPSRLEDLFSFAFHAWCMNVYAGEKEQHGELCRPGEHVTSWFKNEVERMGFDTQNAWRISDINSKFRLCPSYPQQLLVPAWITDKELENVAAFRSWKRFPAVVYRHQTTGAVIARCGQPEVSWWGWRNADDEHLVQSIAKACAVDGTSRKHLSNGSYTNGSDLPDTDFESSITNSSEVETLAIQPQKLLILDARSYAAAVANRAKGGGCECPEYYPNCEVVFMGMANIHSIRKSFQSLRFLCTQMPDPANWLSALESTKWLQHLSLLLKAALLVVNAVDRDHRPVLVHCSDGWDRTPQIVALSKLLLDPYYRTIEGFQVLVETEWLDFGHKFADRCGHGENSEDLNERCPVFLQWLDCVHQLQRQFPCSFEFNEAFLVKLVQHTYSCLFGTFLCNSGKEREDRHVQERTCSVWSLLRPANRTLRNMLYSSHSETVLHPVCHVRNLMLWTAVYLPSSSPTTPSDESCAPYPVPGDNPEDTPLARRTKTRSFDNLPSACELGSSLAPNRRSSDPSLNEKWQDHRRSLELNIGVDPEGGGNQEQDMRSNGVGPYPYGGDSELDDSPQPRGSDTELGQGDSVSPAETREEAEEAELSVVAGLAEGQMENILQEASKEEAGADVQREESAVVTHVIDTVDTEVEKDAKVEEDVECAKVNGTEIQSEAFANGYHPECGVIEAKEDGESPLLPAQKAEELDQQAAEVSPAPEDLVRQDVENSSVQEERAGGNNESSSGEPEQAAAHRTITNGFVDTSPEEPGVNEEAYPDAESVSVPGDQLDKRASLMESSTETLTEEACGRLELPAQTPVCPYRQPCSDGRSGAPCSRKEKGPEIGEPGFIRTLNGGSKRPSVSAFQSVSADLSRDLLCNGDSSDGEPCRGPHWAKGNGERAPLSRQVSLASCNSLILHPQGSCSQHRWCHALLNRVTISPEQPSRSHLDDDGLTLHTDAIQQRLRQIEAGHQMEVETLKKQVQELWSRLENQQHTGSHRINGDMGDEVTSMTDSEYLDPNCLSRCSTELFSEASWEQVDKQDTEVTRWYPDHLAAQCYGCESRFWLATRKHHCSGREPVQEVWNCGNVFCASCCDQKIPVPSQQLFEPSRVCKTCYSSLQLSPAPLDLELEKPITASSN; translated from the exons ATGCAG TTGCCCTTTCCTGAGCTGCACGGGGAGTTCACAGAGTATGTGGGGAGAGCAGAGGATGCCATCATCGCAACGTCCAACTACCGCCTACACATCAAGTTCAAAGAGTCCGTTGTTAAC gTTCCCCTTCAGCTCATAGAGTGCGCTGAGTGTCGAGACATGTTCCAGCTTCACGTCACCTGTAAGGACTGCAAAGTCATCAG GTGTCAGTTCTCCACCTTCGAGCAATGTCAGGAATGGTTGAAACGTCTGAACGTGGCAGTGCGCCCCCCCTCTCGCCTGGAGGACCTCTTCTCCTTCGCCTTTCACGCCTGGTGCATGAATGTGTACGCCGGCGAGAAGGAGCAGCACGGCGAGCTGTGCAGACCAG GCGAACATGTGACCTCCTGGTTCAAGAATGAGGTGGAGAGGATGGGCTTTGACACTCAGAATGCCTGGAGGATATCTGACATCAACAGCAAGTTCAG GCTTTGCCCCAGCTATCCTCAGCAGCTCCTGGTGCCAGCCTGGATCACTGACAAGGAGCTGGAAAATGTGGCAGCCTTCCGCTCCTGGAAGAGGTTTCCTGCTGTGGTTTATAG GCACCAGACCACAGGGGCTGTGATCGCCCGCTGCGGTCAGCCAGAAGTCAGCTGGTGGGGCTGGAGGAATGCCGACGACGAGCACCTGGTCCAGTCCATCGCCAAGGCCTGTGCCGTGGACGGCACCTCCCGCAAACACCTTTCCAATGGCAGCTACACTAACGGCTCTGACCTGCCTGACACTGACTTTG aaTCCTCCATAACCAACAGCTCTGAGGTGGAGACATTGGCCATCCAGCCCCAAAAGTTACTAATCCTGGATGCCAGGTCCTACGCTGCTGCTGTAGCTAACCGGGCCAAGGGGGGTGGCTGTGAATGCCCAG AGTACTATCCCAACTGTGAGGTGGTGTTTATGGGCATGGCCAACATCCACTCCATTCGCAAGAGTTTCCAGTCTCTGCGTTTCCTCTGCACTCAGATGCCTGATCCAGCCAA ctggcTTTCTGCACTGGAGAGCACCAAGTGGCTGCAGCATCTATCCCTGCTGCTGAAGGCAGCGCTGCTGGTGGTCAACGCCGTGGACCGAGACCACAGGCCCGTTCTGGTGCACTGCTCTGATGGCTGGGACCGCACACCTCAGATCGTTGCTTTGTCCAAGCTGCTATTGGACCCTTACTACCGCACTATTGAG GGCTTCCAGGTTTTGGTGGAGACAGAGTGGCTGGATTTTGGCCATAAGTTTGCTGACCGCTGTGGCCATGGAGAAAATTCTGAAGACCTGAACGAGCGCTGCCCGGTCTTCCTGCAGTGGCTGGACTGTGTTCACCAACTGCAGAGGCAGTTCCCATGCTCCTTTGAGTTTAATGAGGCCTTCTTG GTGAAACTTGTGCAGCACACCTACTCCTGTCTGTTCGGCACCTTCCTGTGTAACAGCGGTAAGGAGAGGGAGGACCGCCACGTTCAGGAGAGGACCTGCTCAGTGTGGTCACTGCTGAGACCGGCCAACCGCACGCTGAGGAACATGCTGTACTCCTCACACTCCGAAACT GTTCTCCACCCAGTGTGTCACGTACGCAACCTCATGCTGTGGACGGCGGTCTACCTGCCCAGCTCCTCTCCCACCACCCCCTCCGATGAGTCCTGCGCCCCTTACCCCGTGCCTGGTGACAACCCCGAGGACACGCCCCTGGCCAG gCGTACGAAGACTCGCTCTTTCGACAACTTGCCCAGTGCATGTGAGCTGGGAAGCTCACTGGCACCTAACCGTCGCTCCAGTGACCCAAGTCTCAATGAGAAATGGCAGGACCACCGGCGCTCTCTGGAGCTCAACATAGGCGTGGATCCTGAGGGAGGGGGGAACCAGGAGCAGGATATGCGGTCTAACGGAGTGGGACCTTACCCATACGGAGGGGACTCTGAGCTGGACGACAGCCCACAGCCCCGGGGCTCAGACACTGAGCTCGGGCAGGGGGATTCTGTGAGCCCAGcagaaacaagagaggaagcagaggaggcagagctTTCCGTTGTGGCGGGCTTGGCCGAGGGCCAGATGGAGAACATCCTTCAGGAAGCCAGTAAGGAGGAGGCGGGGGCAGATgttcagagagaggaaagtgcTGTCGTCACACATGTCATTGACACTGTTGACACAGAGGTGGAGAAAGATGCAAAAGTTGAGGAAGATGTTGAGTGTGCTAAGGTCAACGGGACTGAGATCCAGAGCGAAGCATTTGCTAATGGTTACCATCCAGAATGTGGTGTGATTGAGGCCAAGGAGGATGGTGAGTCTCCCCTTCTGCCTGCACAGAAGGCAGAGGAGCTTGATCAGCAGGCAGCTGAGGTGTCTCCTGCACCAGAGGATCTGGTAAGGCAAGATGTAGAGAACTCTTCTGTACAAGAGGAACGTGCAGGTGGGAACAATGAGTCCAGCTCGGGTGAGCCAGAGCAGGCTGCAGCCCATAGAACTATAACTAACGGCTTTGTGGACACGTCACCTGAAGAACCAGGTGTTAATGAGGAGGCCTATCCTGACGCTGAGTCTGTCTCGGTGCCGGGTGATCAGTTGGATAAGAGGGCCTCCCTGATGGAAAGCTCCACAGAGACTTTAACTGAAGAGGCCTGCGGCAGGTTGGAGCTACCAGCTCAGACGCCTGTTTGCCCATATCGTCAGCCCTGCAGTGATGGCAGGAGCGGGGCGCCCTGCTCCAGGAAAGAGAAAGGACCTGAGATAGGCGAGCCTGGCTTCATCAGAACTTTAAACGGGGGCAGCAAGCGACCCTCTGTCAGTGCCTTTCAGTCTGTGAGTGCTGACCTCAGCAGGGACTTACTTTGTAATGGCGACAGCTCTGATGGGGAGCCCTGCAGAGGACCTCACTGGGCTAAAGGGAATGGGGAGAGGGCCCCTCTGAGTCGACAGGTGTCCCTTGCGAGCTGCAACTCCCTGATCCTCCATCCGCAGGGCAGCTGCTCCCAGCACCGCTGGTGCCACGCCCTGCTAAACCGGGTCACCATTAGCCCGGAGCAACCATCCCGCAGCCATCTGGACGACGACGGGCTGACGCTGCACACAGACGCCATACAGCAGAGGCTGAGGCAGATCGAGGCGGGACACCAGATGGAGGTGGAGACTCTGAAGAAGCAGGTGCAGGAGCTGTGGAGCCGCCTGGAGAATCAGCAGCACACCGGCTCCCACAGGATCAACGGAGACATGGGAGATGAAGTG ACCTCAATGACAGACTCCGAGTACCTGGACCCCAACTGTTTGTCACGCTGCAGCACCGAGCTCTTCTCTGAGGCCAGCTGGGAGCAGGTGGACAAGCAAGACACTGAG GTGACTCGCTGGTACCCAGACCATTTGGCAGCCCAGTGTTATGGCTGTGAGAGCAGGTTCTGGCTTGCCACCAGGAAGCATCACTGCAG TGGCAGGGAGCCTGTCCAGGAGGTCTG GAACTGCGGTAACGTGTTCTGTGCCAGCTGCTGCGACCAGAAGATCCCAGTGCCAAGCCAGCAGCTGTTCGAGCCCAGCCGCGTCTGTAAGACCTGCTACAGCAGCCTCCAGCTCAGCCCAGCTCCCCTGGACCTGGAGCTGGAGAAACCCATCACAGCGAGCTCCAACTGA
- the mtmr3 gene encoding phosphatidylinositol-3,5-bisphosphate 3-phosphatase MTMR3 isoform X1 produces the protein MEEEGQQSLENIQADQIFPKKSPVLEEENMQLPFPELHGEFTEYVGRAEDAIIATSNYRLHIKFKESVVNVPLQLIECAECRDMFQLHVTCKDCKVIRCQFSTFEQCQEWLKRLNVAVRPPSRLEDLFSFAFHAWCMNVYAGEKEQHGELCRPGEHVTSWFKNEVERMGFDTQNAWRISDINSKFRLCPSYPQQLLVPAWITDKELENVAAFRSWKRFPAVVYRHQTTGAVIARCGQPEVSWWGWRNADDEHLVQSIAKACAVDGTSRKHLSNGSYTNGSDLPDTDFESSITNSSEVETLAIQPQKLLILDARSYAAAVANRAKGGGCECPEYYPNCEVVFMGMANIHSIRKSFQSLRFLCTQMPDPANWLSALESTKWLQHLSLLLKAALLVVNAVDRDHRPVLVHCSDGWDRTPQIVALSKLLLDPYYRTIEGFQVLVETEWLDFGHKFADRCGHGENSEDLNERCPVFLQWLDCVHQLQRQFPCSFEFNEAFLVKLVQHTYSCLFGTFLCNSGKEREDRHVQERTCSVWSLLRPANRTLRNMLYSSHSETVLHPVCHVRNLMLWTAVYLPSSSPTTPSDESCAPYPVPGDNPEDTPLARRTKTRSFDNLPSACELGSSLAPNRRSSDPSLNEKWQDHRRSLELNIGVDPEGGGNQEQDMRSNGVGPYPYGGDSELDDSPQPRGSDTELGQGDSVSPAETREEAEEAELSVVAGLAEGQMENILQEASKEEAGADVQREESAVVTHVIDTVDTEVEKDAKVEEDVECAKVNGTEIQSEAFANGYHPECGVIEAKEDGESPLLPAQKAEELDQQAAEVSPAPEDLVRQDVENSSVQEERAGGNNESSSGEPEQAAAHRTITNGFVDTSPEEPGVNEEAYPDAESVSVPGDQLDKRASLMESSTETLTEEACGRLELPAQTPVCPYRQPCSDGRSGAPCSRKEKGPEIGEPGFIRTLNGGSKRPSVSAFQSVSADLSRDLLCNGDSSDGEPCRGPHWAKGNGERAPLSRQVSLASCNSLILHPQGSCSQHRWCHALLNRVTISPEQPSRSHLDDDGLTLHTDAIQQRLRQIEAGHQMEVETLKKQVQELWSRLENQQHTGSHRINGDMGDEVTSMTDSEYLDPNCLSRCSTELFSEASWEQVDKQDTEVTRWYPDHLAAQCYGCESRFWLATRKHHCSGREPVQEVWNCGNVFCASCCDQKIPVPSQQLFEPSRVCKTCYSSLQLSPAPLDLELEKPITASSN, from the exons ATG gaggaggaggggcagcAGAGCTTGGAGAATATCCAGGCCGATCAGATCTTCCCCAAGAAGTCCCCCGTCCTTGAGGAGGAAAACATGCAG TTGCCCTTTCCTGAGCTGCACGGGGAGTTCACAGAGTATGTGGGGAGAGCAGAGGATGCCATCATCGCAACGTCCAACTACCGCCTACACATCAAGTTCAAAGAGTCCGTTGTTAAC gTTCCCCTTCAGCTCATAGAGTGCGCTGAGTGTCGAGACATGTTCCAGCTTCACGTCACCTGTAAGGACTGCAAAGTCATCAG GTGTCAGTTCTCCACCTTCGAGCAATGTCAGGAATGGTTGAAACGTCTGAACGTGGCAGTGCGCCCCCCCTCTCGCCTGGAGGACCTCTTCTCCTTCGCCTTTCACGCCTGGTGCATGAATGTGTACGCCGGCGAGAAGGAGCAGCACGGCGAGCTGTGCAGACCAG GCGAACATGTGACCTCCTGGTTCAAGAATGAGGTGGAGAGGATGGGCTTTGACACTCAGAATGCCTGGAGGATATCTGACATCAACAGCAAGTTCAG GCTTTGCCCCAGCTATCCTCAGCAGCTCCTGGTGCCAGCCTGGATCACTGACAAGGAGCTGGAAAATGTGGCAGCCTTCCGCTCCTGGAAGAGGTTTCCTGCTGTGGTTTATAG GCACCAGACCACAGGGGCTGTGATCGCCCGCTGCGGTCAGCCAGAAGTCAGCTGGTGGGGCTGGAGGAATGCCGACGACGAGCACCTGGTCCAGTCCATCGCCAAGGCCTGTGCCGTGGACGGCACCTCCCGCAAACACCTTTCCAATGGCAGCTACACTAACGGCTCTGACCTGCCTGACACTGACTTTG aaTCCTCCATAACCAACAGCTCTGAGGTGGAGACATTGGCCATCCAGCCCCAAAAGTTACTAATCCTGGATGCCAGGTCCTACGCTGCTGCTGTAGCTAACCGGGCCAAGGGGGGTGGCTGTGAATGCCCAG AGTACTATCCCAACTGTGAGGTGGTGTTTATGGGCATGGCCAACATCCACTCCATTCGCAAGAGTTTCCAGTCTCTGCGTTTCCTCTGCACTCAGATGCCTGATCCAGCCAA ctggcTTTCTGCACTGGAGAGCACCAAGTGGCTGCAGCATCTATCCCTGCTGCTGAAGGCAGCGCTGCTGGTGGTCAACGCCGTGGACCGAGACCACAGGCCCGTTCTGGTGCACTGCTCTGATGGCTGGGACCGCACACCTCAGATCGTTGCTTTGTCCAAGCTGCTATTGGACCCTTACTACCGCACTATTGAG GGCTTCCAGGTTTTGGTGGAGACAGAGTGGCTGGATTTTGGCCATAAGTTTGCTGACCGCTGTGGCCATGGAGAAAATTCTGAAGACCTGAACGAGCGCTGCCCGGTCTTCCTGCAGTGGCTGGACTGTGTTCACCAACTGCAGAGGCAGTTCCCATGCTCCTTTGAGTTTAATGAGGCCTTCTTG GTGAAACTTGTGCAGCACACCTACTCCTGTCTGTTCGGCACCTTCCTGTGTAACAGCGGTAAGGAGAGGGAGGACCGCCACGTTCAGGAGAGGACCTGCTCAGTGTGGTCACTGCTGAGACCGGCCAACCGCACGCTGAGGAACATGCTGTACTCCTCACACTCCGAAACT GTTCTCCACCCAGTGTGTCACGTACGCAACCTCATGCTGTGGACGGCGGTCTACCTGCCCAGCTCCTCTCCCACCACCCCCTCCGATGAGTCCTGCGCCCCTTACCCCGTGCCTGGTGACAACCCCGAGGACACGCCCCTGGCCAG gCGTACGAAGACTCGCTCTTTCGACAACTTGCCCAGTGCATGTGAGCTGGGAAGCTCACTGGCACCTAACCGTCGCTCCAGTGACCCAAGTCTCAATGAGAAATGGCAGGACCACCGGCGCTCTCTGGAGCTCAACATAGGCGTGGATCCTGAGGGAGGGGGGAACCAGGAGCAGGATATGCGGTCTAACGGAGTGGGACCTTACCCATACGGAGGGGACTCTGAGCTGGACGACAGCCCACAGCCCCGGGGCTCAGACACTGAGCTCGGGCAGGGGGATTCTGTGAGCCCAGcagaaacaagagaggaagcagaggaggcagagctTTCCGTTGTGGCGGGCTTGGCCGAGGGCCAGATGGAGAACATCCTTCAGGAAGCCAGTAAGGAGGAGGCGGGGGCAGATgttcagagagaggaaagtgcTGTCGTCACACATGTCATTGACACTGTTGACACAGAGGTGGAGAAAGATGCAAAAGTTGAGGAAGATGTTGAGTGTGCTAAGGTCAACGGGACTGAGATCCAGAGCGAAGCATTTGCTAATGGTTACCATCCAGAATGTGGTGTGATTGAGGCCAAGGAGGATGGTGAGTCTCCCCTTCTGCCTGCACAGAAGGCAGAGGAGCTTGATCAGCAGGCAGCTGAGGTGTCTCCTGCACCAGAGGATCTGGTAAGGCAAGATGTAGAGAACTCTTCTGTACAAGAGGAACGTGCAGGTGGGAACAATGAGTCCAGCTCGGGTGAGCCAGAGCAGGCTGCAGCCCATAGAACTATAACTAACGGCTTTGTGGACACGTCACCTGAAGAACCAGGTGTTAATGAGGAGGCCTATCCTGACGCTGAGTCTGTCTCGGTGCCGGGTGATCAGTTGGATAAGAGGGCCTCCCTGATGGAAAGCTCCACAGAGACTTTAACTGAAGAGGCCTGCGGCAGGTTGGAGCTACCAGCTCAGACGCCTGTTTGCCCATATCGTCAGCCCTGCAGTGATGGCAGGAGCGGGGCGCCCTGCTCCAGGAAAGAGAAAGGACCTGAGATAGGCGAGCCTGGCTTCATCAGAACTTTAAACGGGGGCAGCAAGCGACCCTCTGTCAGTGCCTTTCAGTCTGTGAGTGCTGACCTCAGCAGGGACTTACTTTGTAATGGCGACAGCTCTGATGGGGAGCCCTGCAGAGGACCTCACTGGGCTAAAGGGAATGGGGAGAGGGCCCCTCTGAGTCGACAGGTGTCCCTTGCGAGCTGCAACTCCCTGATCCTCCATCCGCAGGGCAGCTGCTCCCAGCACCGCTGGTGCCACGCCCTGCTAAACCGGGTCACCATTAGCCCGGAGCAACCATCCCGCAGCCATCTGGACGACGACGGGCTGACGCTGCACACAGACGCCATACAGCAGAGGCTGAGGCAGATCGAGGCGGGACACCAGATGGAGGTGGAGACTCTGAAGAAGCAGGTGCAGGAGCTGTGGAGCCGCCTGGAGAATCAGCAGCACACCGGCTCCCACAGGATCAACGGAGACATGGGAGATGAAGTG ACCTCAATGACAGACTCCGAGTACCTGGACCCCAACTGTTTGTCACGCTGCAGCACCGAGCTCTTCTCTGAGGCCAGCTGGGAGCAGGTGGACAAGCAAGACACTGAG GTGACTCGCTGGTACCCAGACCATTTGGCAGCCCAGTGTTATGGCTGTGAGAGCAGGTTCTGGCTTGCCACCAGGAAGCATCACTGCAG TGGCAGGGAGCCTGTCCAGGAGGTCTG GAACTGCGGTAACGTGTTCTGTGCCAGCTGCTGCGACCAGAAGATCCCAGTGCCAAGCCAGCAGCTGTTCGAGCCCAGCCGCGTCTGTAAGACCTGCTACAGCAGCCTCCAGCTCAGCCCAGCTCCCCTGGACCTGGAGCTGGAGAAACCCATCACAGCGAGCTCCAACTGA